AATTATcgctcttctctttctttccttctcaCTAACCGACCTCTTCTCCTTGTTTAATTTTCAGTTTCAACTTCAAACTGAATCTTACATTCTGTATGCCTGTAACTGTTGATCAGAGTGATTCAAACATGGCATTGTCTCCTCCTCCTGCTCCTCCTCCCCATCTAACACTCCCACCAAAGTTCCAGGAACCACAACAGACTTTGGTTTTCGATGCGTCCATTCTTCAACATCAATCCAACATACCTTCTCAGTTCGTTTGGCCTGACCATGAGAAACCATGCctcgactctcctcagcttgCAATTCCTCCTATTGACTTGGGTAGCTTCCTTTCTGGAGACCATTTGGCTGTATCAAAAGCTGTTGAGCTAGTTAATGAGGCATGCAAGAAGCATGGGTTCTTTCTAGTTGTTAATCATGGCGTTGATTCGCGTCTTATAGCGAAAGCTCACGAGTATATGGAGATGTTTTTTAGCATGCCCATGATGGTGAAGCAACGAGCTCAAAGAAGGATAGGGGATCACTGTGGATATGCAAGTAGCTTCACTGGAAGGTTTTCCTCAAAACTTCCATGGAAAGAAACGCTTTCTTTTCGATATTGTGATGACAATAATTTCTCCAACATTGTCCAAGAATACTTCTCGAACGTTATGGGAGAAGAGTTCAGACAATTTGGGTAAGAACAGAGCATCATTTTATTCCAAAAgttatgaaaatgaaaacGGTCTTCCATTTCTTGTTtatcatcattttctttaatttcttgatttcCTTTGAATAGCAAGGTGTACCAAGAATACTGCGAAGCTATGAGCACACTCTCCCTTAGGATTATGGAGCTTTTGGGGTTAACTCTAGGAGTGGGGAGAGCATATTTCAGAGAATTCTTTGAAGGGAATGATTCCATAATGAGATTGAACTACTATCCTCCTTGCCAAAAACCTGATTTAACTCTTGGAACTGGTCCTCACTGTGACCCAACTTCCTTGACGATTCTTCATCAAGATGAAGTTGGTGGCCTCCAAGTTTTCGTTGATGAAAAATGGCATTCTGTTCATCCTGATCCACAAGCTTTTGTTGTCAACATCGGCGACACTTTCATGGTAAGATCATCAATAGACTACTAGCTGCATTCACCCCTAGCTACGGTTATACTAAAATCCTAAGTTTTCGCATTTTGGAATTTATGATCACATGTATTTGTGGGTTTTGATGGGTGTACAGTTTTAGAGATAACTCCAGAACCACTGTGAGCTAATACTCATGGGTGTAGTTAATAGATTTGTCTCCTTGGCCGTGGCCGAGAGGTTGAATAGGGTCGTAGCTACATGCAAGGGTATTAGTTGGTGcgataataaatttttttacttaatgAAGTTTTTGATATTTCAGGCTCTTTCAAATGGCATTTTCAAGAGTTGCTTGCACAGAGCAGTGGTAAATAATAGAACAGTAAGGAAGTCACTAGCTTTCTTTCTATGTCCAAACATGGAGAAGGTGGTGAAGCCGCCAAAGAATTTGGTCGACTCCAATAATCCAAGGATCTATCCAGACTTTACATGGCCAGCACTGCTAGAATTCACCCAGAAATATTACAGGGCAGACATGAAAACCCTAGATGTATTCGCAAACTGGCTGCAGCAAAAGAAGagctgattttttttttttctttttggttagACCTATGAAAGTACCATTTCTATGCTCAACAGCAGTGGAAAAGATTTTCTAGTCGTGGTGGGTCTATCGGGAAAAAGGCAACAGAAACACCAAAAACTAGGCCAGCTGGTTTGTGATTAGGTGTTTAGTGTGTTAGTGTTGGAGAGAATCATATCAAGTAAAGAAGCCAATTAGGAATAAAGAGTTTGAATGTGCTCCATAgcttctttctattttatttttattctctttttcttatttatgaaTGTACGCTTGTCTTTTGCCTCTATGATATTTGCCACGACCATTGCATTGCATGTAAAATCAATTAAGCCCTTGATTATATGTCTAATATTACATATTATGTaccaattaatttttaaatacttaattgTTTGGCCAACGAACTGACAATATACACGTAAAACTCACATCTCattgtttaatatattaaaagaacaCTAGATAAggatttttcataatattaaccaacatataataaatagaatttggaATCAACAAAAATGCAAAAAGCTTTAAATGACTATTTAAAGTAGATATTCTTTGttcttcaaaatcattatTGTTGAAgctttattctaattttaattcaatgcACATGACATATAATATCTCTTTCTTATTGGTCTGCATGctaattttaactattattattttattattagcgATTTCAATTGAATTCAAACTCAAGATCTtaccatattaaaaaaaacaattttgGTTTCAATTGAAGTATAGCTAATAGCGTGCGTGAAacatttgattattatttgGTGCTGCACAATGAATAAAATCTTCCCAAAGTAGACAATGAAATATAAGCTAATATGTACGAGCTAGAAGAATATTGAGTATGATGATATGGTTGTATTAGGGTGAAATACATAATCTCTCTCCTTAATAATATGGCTGGAGCATTAGGACCACTAAGAGAGAATAAAGACGCACTGTGCTGATGTGGGGGGGGACACCTCTTAATGTAAGCCCGAAAACCAAATAATCAGATGCCCATAAGATATTAAATCTTGAATGCTGCGCTTAGTAGTGTTCAAATAATACATTCTTTGGTAGCCTTTAAAACTGCAACATGCAAGATTTAAGGTTATAGAATATAATCTCCTTTTCAAATCTTTTGGTTTTCTGTCAATCCATTTAAGTTCATTTccattaatttgtaattagaatttaatgaGCTCAGCTAAACGAACATGGTTTTGTTGGAGGAAGCAACAGATGTGGAATAACACACACCTTAAGAAAACACAGGTTTCATATATCATAGTATCTTCCCATTAAACTTGCAGGGAGGTGTATGAAAACTGTGtgtatttttctctttctaaatgcaaaagaaaacaaacaaaccaAACCAGAAGCACTACcttcaataaatttttgtgTTGCGAGCAAAGAATGGAAAGTTAGCAGTAAATCGTACACTTTATAGTAATATGTTATTGGGTTTTAAAAGGTTGGTCGGTCCGCTTCCCTATATCTGGCAAAACACATAGCAAGTTTAAAAGCTACTTTTTGCCTGTGTCATTTGTGGGTGCCCTAGATCACTTTTGTATGTACATATTATTTGTATAAGCAAATTCTATTTGAAGCTCCAATATTTCTGGACTTTCTGATTGCACAGCTATATATAGTCACCCATGTGCATTAGTATTTGCTTTGATATTTAACAGACCtagtaataaaagaaaatgaaaacctCTGCAAACTTGATAATTCTTTTCGTTTTTCTAATCGTCGTTAATTAATGCTCCGCTGAAAATTGAGTAAGATGGCATCagaatttatctattttatcaaaatctaAGTGCATGTTAGCTTCAAACTGGCCGGCGTggattaatttttcttaactcAATTCTAACTTTAgacaagaattgaattcgctttttctttttctgttcaCTTTTTCTAGGATATGAGCTGTATATGACAAACACCTctatcagaaaaagaaaaacacctCTCTTTCATCCAAgattaaacataaattcagTTAGCATCTTGATTAGTGTTAAATGAAAAATCCCACTAATTTAGTCTTCTGATGACTTAGTCTAGTGATAGAATTAGATTTGGGATCAAATTTCACCAAAAAGCTTTATCAGAGTAAGAAACTCTACCAATTTAAAAACTTGCAAATCCCCATGCTCTAAAAAAAATCCAGaataaagttatatttttatgatggaaaaaaaaaaaaaaaaaaaaaggaacagAAAAAGGGTGTGAGTCGTGCCTTGCGGAAGATGCACGTTCATGGTCTACATTAGGCATGCAAATATCACAAAAGTGACAGTATAGAACCTGTCAACTGCCAGAAAAGGTGGAAGTTAGGGCAATAATGGACGGGTCCTTAACTTGATGATTACATCTCCATGTGAAATTATGTAAATACTCCCCAATCCAGCCATTAACTTTATGATTTAGTGTCAAAAGTTAGTGCAGTTACGATAATTATGAAGATAAAAAACTCTGTTAGAAGGACTAGAATTCATGAACATAAGAGCTACCACTGAAGTCCCAGACgaacaaaaaaatatgaaatgaaaatagaaagtaCAGAACAATCTATAATGAAAATTATCTTCTAGCTATACTCAAGGGTAGAAACAGTAGGAATACCCTTTCAAAGAATCGGCATCCACTATCCACTACTCAGTGGAGTTTTTTCAGAAATTTTCCATCACCATCATATGTGGAGATGGTGGATCAACATCAGATTCATGCCTGCCTTTTCAGCACTCATTAAAATGTCACTTCTCTTGttcaacaaattaaaaaaacgcATGATGTAACTATCAGATCTTgtctgtacagaatccttcaAATCTATCATTTCTAGTCCATTTCATCTTTTCTTGTATGtgggatttttcttttttgattacATTGtatgttcatttctttttttataagtaaCCAAATATCTAGTAGCATCTTTGTTACTGCACTTCGaggacaaaaagaaaacaaaaagatatcATACCCAAGGAGGAAATACAGGGCAAAAGAAACTTGGGTCAAATAATGTTTTCTATATAAGAGTTATCTAATTGTTTGATTGCATAAGAAAAGTCATAAGATTAATTGTTGATGTTGTCTGAGAgtattactttctttttcaataaaaaaagattaagatACTTGAAActcatatagttttagattttaaatatattgattgaatataaaaaaaaaaaaaatcagacaAAATAACGAAGTTGAATATTCTTTTCAATGAGCATCCGGTGATCAGGGATGAATTTAGGCCGCTGGTGGCTGGAAGTAATTACTggcaattaatatattaattgacagacatttaattattttttgtgaaacaaaataaacccataaagAAAAGATCTTCCAACAAAAAGATGACACGTTCCCTAATAGAATTGACCTCTACCATAGAGGTGCctacaaaagcaaaataagactaaaaaagaaaaagaaggatgaTTATTGGTAGTTAGGAGCACACGATTCTCGCCTAGACCCaagttatataaaatatatatacccATTAAAGTTGGAGACTTTGAAGATGAGATTCTCTCCGGACAAAACCAATCAGTTACATAACTTTATCTTCGATATATCAAAGCCATTCTCACCACTGCATCAGTATCCGTACATGTTTCTCAGCCTAGGCAAGGATTGAGCCTTTTGGTGGATGGAGGTATCAGTCGTGGAGATAATGGGAGGCAGACATGATTGTTTTATACAAgataaaaagtttgaaaaaggGAGAAGAACTAGAGATGTAGACTAGGAGGTTCGTGAAAGATACTGCAACTAGAATAACAaggctttcttttttaaatttttcttgttttttgtTAACTAGTTTAAGTTGGATGCATTTCAAAGTGCATCTTGAACAACTCTGACCCTGGATGCTTTCTCTTCTATTCACCGCACTCGAACAggatctaattttaaaatgatgaCTGACAAGCAGTCGGACAGTGGATGAAAGAATATTGCAATTCCAGCATTAGTAGAAAGAAACACATCTGCACACaacgaaagaaaaaaaaaaaaacatgtttCGGAACAGAATAGTAGATCAGGCATGTCGCTTTACTTGTAAAGAATCGAGTCAT
The Ricinus communis isolate WT05 ecotype wild-type chromosome 1, ASM1957865v1, whole genome shotgun sequence DNA segment above includes these coding regions:
- the LOC8258480 gene encoding gibberellin 20 oxidase 2 — protein: MPVTVDQSDSNMALSPPPAPPPHLTLPPKFQEPQQTLVFDASILQHQSNIPSQFVWPDHEKPCLDSPQLAIPPIDLGSFLSGDHLAVSKAVELVNEACKKHGFFLVVNHGVDSRLIAKAHEYMEMFFSMPMMVKQRAQRRIGDHCGYASSFTGRFSSKLPWKETLSFRYCDDNNFSNIVQEYFSNVMGEEFRQFGKVYQEYCEAMSTLSLRIMELLGLTLGVGRAYFREFFEGNDSIMRLNYYPPCQKPDLTLGTGPHCDPTSLTILHQDEVGGLQVFVDEKWHSVHPDPQAFVVNIGDTFMALSNGIFKSCLHRAVVNNRTVRKSLAFFLCPNMEKVVKPPKNLVDSNNPRIYPDFTWPALLEFTQKYYRADMKTLDVFANWLQQKKS